A genomic window from Brassica oleracea var. oleracea cultivar TO1000 chromosome C8, BOL, whole genome shotgun sequence includes:
- the LOC106311244 gene encoding putative F-box protein At1g57580 isoform X1, whose product MDSLPGHLLNKVLFKTDLRALAMLCCTNTSLQSHIHDPSFVSEYYSQIKSSLLHISTYGSPYLVYHHPHSGSRSHKTKNRLMECHILECCSGLLLLFIDGRLCVTNPIRKKFRFLTRRDKRKQLGLAVNQLDRTTQNFKVVYIFEMAKTDQTKYGFEINAGDSWTYSKTTLTCHTNNLDDRMKNPVYLNGSLHWLRNDGSIIAFNPETEQARLIQTDFPRGLTSRTLFAPGVNSLTLVSANENILSDPKWVLEKQIQNGVIDKIVTWYVEAYNGKCLVLRTCYDGVVHVYDLSASKWAVMGSVPTWCDANRDFFLFTPSSSSVVGLDEILACGDRRISSLRLIMGLVDGSSSEKVE is encoded by the coding sequence ATGGACAGCTTGCCTGGCCATCTCTTGAACAAGGTTCTCTTCAAGACAGATCTCAGAGCTCTGGCTATGTTGTGTTGCACAAATACATCACTCCAGTCCCATATACACGATCCTTCTTTTGTATCTGAATACTATTCTCAGATAAAATCCAGTTTGCTTCATATCTCCACTTATGGCTCACCTTACCTAGTCTACCACCACCCACACAGCGGTTCTAGGTCACATAAAACCAAAAACAGGTTAATGGAGTGTCATATTTTGGAATGCTGCTCAGGCCTTCTTCTACTTTTCATTGATGGTCGTCTATGCGTGACAAACCCCATTAGGAAGAAGTTTCGATTCTTGACTCGTCGGGACAAGAGAAAGCAGCTAGGGCTCGCGGTTAATCAGCTTGATCGAACCACACAGAATTTCAAAGTTGTGTACATATTCGAGATGGCAAAAACCGATCAAACGAAGTATGGTTTCGAGATTAACGCCGGAGACTCATGGACATATTCAAAAACTACACTTACTTGCCACACAAACAATCTTGATGACCGTATGAAGAACCCTGTTTACTTGAACGGGTCTCTTCACTGGCTAAGAAACGACGGAAGCATCATAGCTTTCAACCCCGAAACAGAGCAAGCACGGCTGATCCAGACTGACTTCCCCCGGGGATTGACTTCGAGAACGCTCTTTGCACCCGGAGTTAATAGCTTGACTTTGGTATCAGCCAATGAGAACATTCTCAGTGATCCCAAATGGGTCCTCGAGAAGCAGATCCAGAACGGAGTGATTGACAAAATAGTTACTTGGTACGTAGAAGCTTACAACGGAAAGTGTTTAGTGTTACGAACTTGTTATGATGGAGTAGTTCATGTGTACGACTTGAGTGCTAGCAAGTGGGCAGTCATGGGTTCGGTTCCAACGTGGTGCGATGCAAATCGAGATTTTTTTCTATTCACGCCGTCGTCGTCTTCTGTGGTAGGACTTGATGAGATATTGGCTTGTGGTGATAGACGCATCTCCTCTCTAAGATTGATTATGGGACTTGTTGATGGAAGCTCATCAGAAAAGGTGGAGTAG
- the LOC106311244 gene encoding putative F-box protein At1g57580 isoform X2: MDSLPGHLLNKVLFKTDLRALAMLCCTNTSLQSHIHDPSFVSEYYSQIKSSLLHISTYGSPYLVYHHPHSGSRSHKTKNRLMECHILECCSGLLLLFIDGRLCVTNPIRKKFRFLTRRDKRKQLGLAVNQLDRTTQNFKVVYIFEGSLHWLRNDGSIIAFNPETEQARLIQTDFPRGLTSRTLFAPGVNSLTLVSANENILSDPKWVLEKQIQNGVIDKIVTWYVEAYNGKCLVLRTCYDGVVHVYDLSASKWAVMGSVPTWCDANRDFFLFTPSSSSVVGLDEILACGDRRISSLRLIMGLVDGSSSEKVE; the protein is encoded by the exons ATGGACAGCTTGCCTGGCCATCTCTTGAACAAGGTTCTCTTCAAGACAGATCTCAGAGCTCTGGCTATGTTGTGTTGCACAAATACATCACTCCAGTCCCATATACACGATCCTTCTTTTGTATCTGAATACTATTCTCAGATAAAATCCAGTTTGCTTCATATCTCCACTTATGGCTCACCTTACCTAGTCTACCACCACCCACACAGCGGTTCTAGGTCACATAAAACCAAAAACAGGTTAATGGAGTGTCATATTTTGGAATGCTGCTCAGGCCTTCTTCTACTTTTCATTGATGGTCGTCTATGCGTGACAAACCCCATTAGGAAGAAGTTTCGATTCTTGACTCGTCGGGACAAGAGAAAGCAGCTAGGGCTCGCGGTTAATCAGCTTGATCGAACCACACAGAATTTCAAAGTTGTGTACATATTCGAG GGGTCTCTTCACTGGCTAAGAAACGACGGAAGCATCATAGCTTTCAACCCCGAAACAGAGCAAGCACGGCTGATCCAGACTGACTTCCCCCGGGGATTGACTTCGAGAACGCTCTTTGCACCCGGAGTTAATAGCTTGACTTTGGTATCAGCCAATGAGAACATTCTCAGTGATCCCAAATGGGTCCTCGAGAAGCAGATCCAGAACGGAGTGATTGACAAAATAGTTACTTGGTACGTAGAAGCTTACAACGGAAAGTGTTTAGTGTTACGAACTTGTTATGATGGAGTAGTTCATGTGTACGACTTGAGTGCTAGCAAGTGGGCAGTCATGGGTTCGGTTCCAACGTGGTGCGATGCAAATCGAGATTTTTTTCTATTCACGCCGTCGTCGTCTTCTGTGGTAGGACTTGATGAGATATTGGCTTGTGGTGATAGACGCATCTCCTCTCTAAGATTGATTATGGGACTTGTTGATGGAAGCTCATCAGAAAAGGTGGAGTAG
- the LOC106310809 gene encoding vegetative incompatibility protein HET-E-1: MPSSKDTNSQKFTKLKKVETDPDPDLYDITYVDVTPSESCSSPLSKSPWSVQVDPNVIEPPRSSASKSTASHAKEPKNYSPNILMGSLVREEGHIYSLATSGDLLFTGSDSKNIRVWKNHIEFSTFKSNSGLVKAIVLAADKIFTGHQDGKIRVWKVSSKDSSVFRRVGTMPLIRDYIKNSIASSSYLGFMRRNRTSTSAQGFRHLDAISCLALSEDRRLLYSGSWDKTFKVWRVSDLRCLESVNAHDDAVNAVVAGFDGLVFSGSADGSVKVWRREDQAKETKHFFSETLLKQDCAVTAIAVDQSGMLIYCGSSDGTVNFWERDDNMKNGGILKGHKLAVLCLFAAGNLLFSGSADLGIRVWRRPERGGGGGRGGEHACVSVLTGHAGPVKCLAVERDQESVSGERRWIVYSGSLDRSVKMWRVSENSPPLEFMTDSSGGSSRLTVAPSFSAQGRISHNK, from the coding sequence ATGCCTTCAAGCAAAGACACCAACAGCCAGAAATTTACAAAACTAAAGAAAGTAGAAACTGATCCAGACCCTGACCTTTACGACATAACATACGTCGATGTAACTCCCTCTGAAAGCTGCTCTTCTCCATTGTCCAAATCACCATGGTCCGTACAAGTCGATCCCAACGTCATAGAACCGCCACGTTCTTCTGCGTCAAAATCCACGGCGTCGCACGCCAAAGAACCTAAGAACTACTCTCCCAACATTCTCATGGGATCCCTGGTCCGCGAAGAAGGCCACATCTATTCTTTAGCTACCTCTGGCGATTTACTCTTCACAGGATCTGACTCCAAGAACATTAGGGTTTGGAAAAACCACATCGAGTTCTCCACTTTCAAATCCAACAGCGGGTTGGTTAAAGCTATTGTTCTTGCAGCAGACAAGATATTCACCGGACATCAAGACGGGAAGATCCGCGTTTGGAAAGTCTCGTCTAAAGACTCGAGCGTGTTCCGTCGCGTTGGCACCATGCCGCTTATCCGAGACTACATCAAAAACTCCATAGCCTCTTCCTCTTACTTGGGTTTCATGAGACGGAACCGAACCAGCACAAGCGCGCAAGGGTTCCGACATCTTGACGCCATCTCGTGTCTAGCGTTAAGCGAAGACAGGAGGCTTTTGTATTCGGGGTCGTGGGATAAAACGTTTAAAGTGTGGAGAGTCTCTGACCTCAGATGCTTGGAGTCGGTGAACGCGCACGATGACGCGGTGAACGCGGTCGTCGCGGGTTTTGACGGTTTGGTTTTCTCCGGTTCAGCGGATGGTTCGGTTAAAGTGTGGAGGAGAGAGGATCAAGCCAAGGAGACGAAACATTTCTTCTCCGAAACGTTATTGAAACAAGACTGCGCCGTGACGGCGATAGCGGTTGATCAGAGCGGGATGTTAATTTACTGCGGTTCATCTGACGGAACCGTTAACTTTTGGGAACGGGATGATAATATGAAAAACGGCGGCATTTTGAAAGGGCATAAACTCGCTGTTCTTTGTCTCTTCGCGGCGGGGAATTTGTTGTTTAGTGGTTCTGCTGATCTTGGGATTCGTGTTTGGAGGAGACCCGAACGCGGTGGTGGTGGCGGCAGAGGTGGAGAGCACGCGTGTGTTTCGGTTTTGACAGGACATGCAGGTCCGGTGAAGTGTTTGGCCGTGGAGAGAGATCAAGAGTCTGTATCGGGTGAGAGACGGTGGATTGTGTACAGTGGGAGTTTAGATAGGTCGGTGAAGATGTGGCGTGTTTCGGAGAATTCTCCGCCGTTGGAATTTATGACAGATTCGTCTGGTGGTTCTTCTAGGTTAACGGTGGCTCCTAGCTTCTCGGCTCAAGGGAGAATTAGCCACAATAAATAG
- the LOC106311208 gene encoding major pollen allergen Ole e 10-like, producing MVATTMSLSLTVLFFFLLISTVSMAQRNVWCVANSDATDEQLQATIDWCCSDSGGFRDCTPIQPGGVCYEPNTLRDHASFVMNLYYQNEGSTKAQCNFSGTGTEVHDDPSHGPCIYVHY from the coding sequence ATGGTGGCAACAACAATGTCTTTATCATTGACAGTGCTCTTCTTCTTCCTCCTCATATCAACAGTATCCATGGCCCAAAGAAATGTATGGTGTGTGGCGAATTCTGATGCGACAGATGAACAACTACAAGCGACTATAGATTGGTGTTGCAGCGACTCAGGAGGTTTTCGAGATTGTACACCGATCCAACCAGGTGGAGTCTGCTACGAACCAAACACTCTCAGAGATCATGCGTCGTTTGTGATGAACTTGTATTACCAGAACGAAGGTTCCACCAAGGCGCAATGCAATTTCAGTGGTACCGGCACTGAAGTTCATGACGACCCAAGCCATGGCCCGTGTATTTATGTGCATTATTAA
- the LOC106309065 gene encoding uncharacterized protein LOC106309065: MNWNKNRNEELLPNLSTQIQCLRPGHPETEDIFIWQPLPSSVYSARSGYCAAVSQKQTSCSTQTFDWIRDVWKQECSPQMKVFLWSIIQKALPLGENLQSKGVRSEAVCIKCKEQETAIHTFFICPFAREVWDKVPLKNVVHIATGDNIKEVIAAFRTACCLPPTGISRTILPWIVWSLWTARNLHIFENKVLSAEEVATNGLSLAREWINAQGTVQRVREEIPRSIKSKTPQANPLLVSTCRSDAAWDKSSKRAGLAWSITGGTLRIDRQGSLTENHVSSPIVAEALALRSGLITAVELEIPRIRIFSDNSTLIRAINFDMQTKEIFGIIRDIHRISSAFIEISFHHLSLDLIKDVDQIAKRTLRGPNV; the protein is encoded by the coding sequence ATGAATTGGAACAAAAACAGGAATGAAGAGCTCTTACCTAATCTCTCGACACAAATCCAATGCTTACGTCCAGGCCATCCAGAAACAGAAGATATCTTCATCTGGCAGCCGCTTCCATCGAGTGTATACTCAGCAAGATCGGGCTACTGCGCTGCAGTATCACAAAAACAGACATCATGCTCAACACAAACCTTTGACTGGATACGAGATGTGTGGAAACAAGAATGCTCACCACAAATGAAAGTCTTTCTATGGTCGATCATCCAGAAAGCACTTCCACTAGGCGAAAATCTACAGAGCAAAGGAGTAAGGTCAGAGGCAGTGTGCATCAAATGTAAGGAACAAGAAACGGCGATTCATACCTTCTTTATATGCCCATTCGCACGTGAAGTCTGGGATAAAGTCCCTTTGAAAAATGTAGTTCACATAGCTACAGGAGATAACATTAAAGAGGTAATAGCCGCATTCAGAACCGCTTGCTGCCTCCCACCGACAGGTATATCCAGAACGATTCTTCCCTGGATTGTTTGGTCACTATGGACAGCAAGGAATCTACATATCTTCGAGAACAAAGTCTTATCAGCAGAGGAAGTGGCAACGAATGGTCTAAGCCTAGCTAGAGAGTGGATCAACGCACAAGGAACGGTACAACGAGTCAGAGAAGAAATACCTAGATCAATCAAGAGTAAAACTCCTCAGGCGAATCCACTCCTTGTCAGCACATGCAGATCTGACGCTGCTTGGGATAAATCATCAAAAAGGGCGGGACTTGCTTGGAGCATAACAGGAGGAACACTGAGAATCGACAGACAGGGAAGCCTCACTGAGAATCATGTCTCTTCTCCGATCGTCGCAGAAGCCCTAGCTCTCCGATCGGGTCTCATCACCGCGGTAGAACTTGAAATCCCACGGATCAGAATTTTCTCTGACAACTCAACGCTCATCCGAGCCATCAACTTCGACATGCAGACCAAGGAAATCTTCGGAATCATCCGTGATATCCATCGAATCTCCTCTGCGTTCATCGAAATTTCTTTTCATCATCTATCTCTTGATCTGATCAAAGATGTCGATCAGATTGCCAAAAGGACCCTACGCGGCCCAAATGTTTAA
- the LOC106309788 gene encoding dof zinc finger protein DOF3.4-like: MMMSDSGESRQIAMRPHGVITGLPPTASEQQEQLPCPRCNSTNTKFCYYNNYNFSQPRHFCKSCRRYWTHGGTLRDIPVGGGTRKSAKRSRTCSGTSSVPLQATPVLFPHSSTSNGVSHTVTAPLENDGKGSALSLSGNFTSLLNQNNAAHGTGSVIGIGLGSSFDDVSFGLGRAVWPFSTVGDSATTNVPGVAVPYTWQFEGLESSNAVEYFAWPDLSITTPGRNSLK; the protein is encoded by the coding sequence ATGATGATGTCTGACTCCGGCGAATCACGACAGATAGCGATGAGACCTCACGGCGTGATAACAGGGCTTCCTCCGACCGCCAGCGAGCAGCAAGAGCAGCTCCCATGTCCTCGCTGCAACTCGACCAACACAAAGTTCTGTTACTACAACAACTACAACTTCTCTCAGCCTCGTCACTTCTGCAAATCCTGTCGCCGTTACTGGACTCACGGCGGGACTCTCCGCGACATTCCCGTCGGCGGCGGTACTCGCAAATCCGCGAAACGCTCCCGCACTTGCTCCGGAACCAGCAGCGTTCCGTTGCAAGCGACACCTGTTCTCTTCCCTCACTCGTCGACCTCTAACGGCGTTAGCCACACCGTAACCGCTCCGCTCGAAAACGACGGAAAGGGAAGCGCTTTATCTCTCTCCGGCAACTTCACCTCTCTGTTGAACCAGAACAACGCAGCGCACGGAACCGGGTCGGTTATCGGAATCGGGCTCGGGTCGAGTTTTGATGACGTCAGCTTCGGACTCGGAAGAGCCGTGTGGCCGTTTTCGACCGTGGGGGATTCTGCGACGACTAATGTCCCAGGGGTTGCGGTACCGTACACGTGGCAGTTCGAGGGTTTAGAGAGCAGCAACGCCGTTGAGTACTTTGCGTGGCCGGATCTCTCCATCACAACACCTGGGAGGAACTCCCTCAAATGA
- the LOC106310119 gene encoding RPW8-like protein 3, giving the protein MPIGEVMVGAALGITLQVLHEAIMKAKDRSLTTKYILERLEATISRITPLVVHLDKISKRVEDSQRKVIEDLKRLLEKAISLVEAYAELRRRNLLKKYRYKSRIKELEASLRWMVGVDVQVNQWLDIKQLLAMSEMNTKLERITCPPTDCNCFKSNDSTSPVLSQSSNQNILEATDGSSEEDEEESPRIDIHLRWSSRKGAKDREIRFMVK; this is encoded by the exons ATGCCGATTGGTGAGGTTATGGTAGGGGCTGCTCTTGGAATTACTCTGCAAGTGCTTCATGAAGCCATCATGAAAGCAAAAGATAGATCTTTAACCACAAAATATATCTTGGAACGCCTCGAAGCTACAATCTCCAGGATCACTCCCTTGGTGGTTCATCTCGATAAGATCAGCAAAAGAGTAGAAGATTCTCAGAGGAAAGTCATTGAAGACCTCAAGCGTCTTCTTGAAAAGGCTATTTCTCTTGTTGAGGCTTATGCAGAACTCCGACGCAGAAACCTACTCAAGAAGTATAG GTACAAGAGTAGAATCAAAGAGTTGGAAGCTTCTTTAAGATGGATGGTAGGGGTGGATGTTCAAGTCAACCAATGGTTAGATATCAAACAACTCCTGGCCATGTCTGAAATGAACACTAAACTCGAGAGGATCACGTGCCCACCAACTGATTGTAATTGTTTCAAGAGCAATGATAGCACATCACCAGTGTTATCACAAAGTAGTAATCAAAATATACTCGAAGCAACAGACGGATCGTCAGAGGAAGACGAAGAAGAAAGCCCAAGGATTGATATCCACCTTCGATGGAGTTCAAGAAAAGGAGCTAAAGATCGTGAGATCCGATTCATGGTCAAGTGA